The Solea senegalensis isolate Sse05_10M linkage group LG9, IFAPA_SoseM_1, whole genome shotgun sequence genome has a segment encoding these proteins:
- the kif13a gene encoding kinesin-like protein KIF13A isoform X8, whose translation MSDTKVKVAVRVRPMNRREIELNTKCVVDMEDNQTVLHPPPSNTKGENSRKQPKVFAFDHCFWSMDESNVPKYAGQEVVFKCLGEGILENAFQGYNACIFAYGQTGSGKSFSMMGNGEQPGLIPRLCCSLFERVHRESNEAHTFKVEVSFMEIYNEKVRDLLDPKGSRQSLKVREHKVLGPYVDGLSQLAVTNFEDIEVLMSEGNKSRTVAATNMNEESSRSHAVFSIIVTQTLYDLQSGNSGEKVSKMSLVDLAGSERVSKTGAAGERLKEGSNINKSLTTLGCVISALADQSAGKGKAKFVPYRDSVLTWLLKDNLGGNSKTAMIATVSPAADNYEETLSTLRYADRAKRIVNHAVVNEDPNARIIRELREEVEKLKVQLSQAESMKAPELKEKLHESEKLILEMTVTWEEKLRKTEEIATERQKQLESMGISLETSGIKVGEDKCFLVNLNADPALNELLVYYLKEHTRVGADTSQDIQLFGIGIQSEHCVLELCPDGDVTLMPIENARTCVNGTMIDSLVHLWHGDRILWGNNHFFRINLPKRKRRDRLKELERASPRESFVEADVETASEASSEQDYSYEFAQMEVIMKTLGNNDPMQNVVQVLEKQYLEEKRTALEEQRMMYERELESLRQQLSPEKATQHHRSNSDRLTFPTHSPHGKLRLWTDDRDELFRQSLSRLREQVVKANTLVREANFLAEEMNKLTDYQVTLQIPAANLSANRKRGVIVSEPAIQVRRKGKGTQVWTIEKLENKLVDMRDHYRDWREGTEELHNKANSKHCDPFYEAQENHNLIGVANIFLECLFHDVKLQYAVPIISQQGEVAGRLHIELMRVSGAVPERQSGGDDSSENSSESSCYEVMDTNGEIVHMAKRLTCRVQIREATGLPLNLSNFVFCQYTFWEHGEPTVAPPMVSPDRPSPRSPDAQFTVQFDHCKDYVVHVTEEFLEFISDGALAIEVWGHRCAGNGRSLWELDALEAKTQTLRDRWREVSRRIELLLSIQELNEQGEYSSVELHLAKDGSTGGVFQLRQGHSRRLHVCVKPVQNSGTLPLLVEAVLSVSIGCVSVRSTKLQRPLDSYQEEDLNCVRERWSDALIKRREYLDEQIKKIINKHEKSEEDIEREARLVEQWVGLTEERNAVLVPAPGSGIPGAPADWTPPAGMEAHIPVLFLDLNADNLTVNEQLTGPHAAGVNSILPKEHGSQFFYLPIIRHSDEEVLAVCSWDSSIHDSVHLNRVTSPNERIYLIIKATVQLSHPASMELVLRKRIAVNIYNKQSFTQSLKRRMSLKNSLYSCGVTYEIVSNIPKASEEPEERETLALMAARGESEETQDGETYIEKYTRGVLEVENILSLERLRQAVTVKEALANKGRHLRRSISTPNVQHVMSSCSKTDLTGCEDEDYKDHCDHVDNSNYNPQDGSLCSTPVKSRENQGLPPESPTFFNSSPFKVISPQPPKFLKCLLPVKEENKAKKVLEARPLLGQELQSMRSCVDSPALLPPPCPWPQPRAGSEGHCKPSTSSSSTLTSTPNSRQLSHTLPHTAQDSEDEETDVDVNLDQRPQDHSRLQPYVPEDFANFEIYNATLDNQEGLLPSCSDLKGSRCGGGSGEKLVSRSPTTSSCTSGYFSHSASNATLSDMPFSASESSDHLSCTSRDLQEPLGCQAGRGCTQTKSVSAGTDTLQSRLSADVAQDLLTQTQGSSPVSIPNCTDKQQTFPLPHSGVLSTSLEFSDFKGADDSIAESDLAHFTEGWEQERLKQKKPDAIEACDNGSQPSSVVCGIIDTSNAICSLPESEDAVNVPMCCSDTTLVCTSVRAPNNVPDKVPAPSQCHTIPSASIPPPVSPSPLARVSAVTSSAPALRGGGEPPIQEPAQGDLPHGSPCPSPNPSSAEPSGDSSGDESTPAAQLPDWMAPGEQVWVGKRRGTVHYVGGVEFAKGIWIGVKLDMAVGKHNGTVQGRVYFRCPPGHGVFVKPSRLTRGPLSMDTEPQTLIR comes from the exons CAGGAAACAACCTAAG GTGTTCGCTTTTGACCACTGTTTCTGGTCCATGGATGAGTCGAACGTACCCAAATATGCTG GTCAAGAGGTGGTGTTCAAGTGCCTTGGAGAGGGAATACTTGAAAATGCATTCCAGGGATATAATGCCTGCATATTTGCATATGGACAAACAG GTTCAGGTAAATCCTTTTCCATGATGGGGAATGGGGAGCAGCCGGGTTTAATCCCTCGACTCTGCTGCTCGCTGTTTGAGAGGGTCCACAGGGAATCCAACGAGGCCCATACTTTTAAGGTGGAAGTGTCTTTCATGGAGATTTACAATGAGAAGGTCCGTGACCTGCTTGATCCCAAAGG GAGCCGTCAATCGCTGAAAGTTCGGGAACACAAGGTCCTGGGTCCGTACGTAGATGGTCTGTCTCAGCTGGCAGTGACCAACTTCGAG GACATCGAGGTGCTGATGTCTGAGGGCAACAAGTCTCGCACAGTTGCAGCCACCAACATGAACGAGGAGAGCAGTCGCTCACATGCTGTCTTCAGCATCattgtcacacaaacactttatgATCTACAGTCTGGG AATTCCGGGGAGAAAGTGAGCAAGATGAGTCTGGTTGACCTGGCAGGAAGCGAGAGAGTGTCTAAAACTGGAGCTGCTGGGGAGAGACTTAAAGAGGGCAGCAACATAAACAA ATCACTCACCACATTAGGCTGCGTGATTTCTGCTCTGGCTGATCAGTCTGCGGGAAAAGGGAAGGCCAAGTTTGTACCTTACAGAGACTCAGTCCTCACCTGGCTACTGAAG GACAACCTTGGCGGCAACAGCAAGACAGCCATGATAGCCACAGTGAGTCCAGCAGCTGACAACTACGAGGAGACGCTGTCCACACTTCGCTACGCAGACAGGGCCAAGAGAATCGTCAACCATGCCGTCGTGAATGAGGACCCTAACGCTCGAATCATCAGAGAGctgagggaggaggtggagaagctCAAGGTTCAGCTCTCTCAGGCTGag TCCATGAAGGCTCCTGAACTGAAGGAGAAACTGCACGAGTCTGAGAAGCTCATTCTGGAGATGACTGTCACTTGGGAGGAGAAgctgagaaagacagaggagattgccact GAGCGTCAGAAGCAGCTGGAGAGCATGGGCATCTCTTTGGAAACCTCTGGGATTAAAGTGGGAGAAGATAAGTGTTTCCTGGTCAATCTCAATGCTGATCCTGCCCTGaatgagctgctggtctactacCTGAAG GAGCACACGCGTGTGGGTGCAGACACATCTCAGGACATCCAGCTCTTTGGTATTGGGATCCAGTCAGAGCACTGTGTCCTGGAACTGTGCCCAGATGGTGATGTCACCCTGATGCCCATAGAGAATGCCAG GACCTGTGTGAACGGAACAATGATCGACTCCttggtgcacctgtggcacggGGATCGTATCTTATGGGGCAATAACCACTTCTTCAG GATAAATCTGCCTAAACGAAAGCGACGGGACCGCTTGAAGGAGCTGGAGAGAGCTTCCCCCAGAGAGAGCTTTGTCGAGGCAGATGTGGAGACGGCTAGTGAGGCCTCTTCTGAGCAGGACTACAGCTATGAGTTTGCCCAGATGGAGGTCATAATGAAGACTCTTGGGAACAATG ACCCCATGCAGAATGTGGTCCAAGTGCTGGAGAAGCAGTACCTGGAGGAGAAGCGGACGGcgctggaggagcagaggatGATGTATGAGCGAGAGCTCGAGTCACTGCGGCAACAGCTGTCTCCTGAGAAAGCAACGCAACACCACCGCAGCAACAGCGATCGCCTCACGTTCCCGACGCACTCGCCACACGGCAAGCTGCGACTGTGGACGGATGACCG agATGAGCTTTTTCGCCAGAGTCTTTCTCGGCTCAGGGAGCAGGTCGTGAAAGCCAACACCTTGGTGCGAGAAGCCAACTTTTTGGCAGAGGAGATGAACAAACTGACCGACTATCAGGTCACCCTTCAGATTCCCGCAGCCAACCTCAGCGCCAACCGCAAG CGTGGAGTAATAGTGAGTGAGCCGGCCATCCAGGTGCGTAGGAAAGGGAAGGGGACCCAGGTGTGGACCATAGAGAAGCTGGAGAACAAACTAGTGGACATGAGAGACCATTACAGGGACTGGAGGGAAGGCACCGAGGAGTtg cacaacaagGCAAATAGTAAGCACTGTGATCCCTTCTATGAGGCACAAGAGAACCACAACCTGATAGGAGTGGCCAACATCTTTCTGGAGTGCCTTTTCCATGATGTTAAACTGCAGTATGCTGTGCCCATCATCAGCCAGCAGGGAGAG GTAGCAGGCAGGTTACACATTGAGCTGATGAGAGTCAGCGGTGCTGTACCCGAGCGTCAGTCTGGGGGAGACGACTCGTCAGAAAACTCCAGTGAGAGTAGTTGCTATGAGGTCATGGACACCAACGGGGAGATTGTCCACATGGCCAAGAGGCTCACCTGCAGG GTGCAGATCAGGGAGGCTACAGGTCTGCCACTCAACTTGTCCAACTTTGTGTTCTGTCAGTACACCTTCTGGGAGCATGGTGAGCCCACTGTGGCTCCTCCCATGGTCAGCCCAGACAGACCTTCCCCTCGAAGCCCAGACGCCCAGTTCACTGTTCAGTTTGATCACTGCAAG GACTACGTTGTGCACGTCACAGAAGAGTTCTTAGAGTTCATATCAGACGGCGCATTAGCCATTGAAGTGTGGGGTCACCGCTGTGCTGGGAATGGACGTTCACTCTGGGAGTTAGACGCACTAGAGGCCAAGACTCAGACGCTCCGAGACAG GTGGAGGGAAGTGTCTCGCAGGATCGAGCTGTTGCTCTCCATCCAGGAGCTGAATGAGCAGGGAGAATATTCATCTGTGGAGCTGCATTTGGCAAAAGACGGCAGCACAGGAGGAGTCTTCCAACTAAGACAG GGTCACTCTCGGAGGCTGCATGTGTGCGTGAAACCAGTCCAGAACTCAGGCACTCTGCCTCTGCTGGTGGAGGCCGTGCTCTCTGTCTCTATTGGCTGTGTGTCGGTGCGTTCCACCAAACTGCAGAGACCCCTCGACAGCTACCAG GAGGAAGATCTCAACTGTGTTAGAGAGCGCTGGTCAGACGCTCTGATCAAACGCCGGGAGTACCTTGATGAACAAATCAAGAAAATCATCAACAAACATG AAAAGTCTGAGGAGGACATTGAGCGTGAAGCTCGGCTGGTGGAGCAGTGGGTTGGACTGACTGAAGAGAGAAATGCAGTGCTGGTACCTGCACCTGGCAGTGGCATCCCTGGAGCTCCTGCTGACTG GACTCCACCTGCAGGAATGGAAGCGCACATCCCGGTGCTTTTCCTGGATTTGAATG CGGATAATCTGACGGTGAACGAGCAGCTGACAGGCCCACATGCTGCAGGCGTTAACTCCATCCTGCCTAAGGAGCACGGAAGCCAGTTCTTCTATCTGCCCATCATCAGGCACAGTGACGAGGAG GTTCTGGCCGTGTGCTCCTGGGACTCATCCATCCATGATTCTGTGCACCTCAACCGGGTCACGTCTCCAAATGAACGCATCTACCTGATCATCAAAGCCACCGTGCAGCTCAGCCACCCTGCCTCCATGGAGCTGGTGCTGCGAAAGCGCATCGCCGtcaacatttataacaaacaG AGTTTCACTCAGAGTCTCAAGAGAAGAATGTCTCTCAAGAATTCACTCTACTCCTGTGGTGTGACTTACGAAATCGTCTCCAACATACCAAAG GCCTCAGAGGAGCCAGAGGAGCGGGAAACTTTGGCCCTCATGGCTGCTCGCGGTGAAAGCGAGGAGACTCAGGACGGGGAAACCTACATAGAGAAATACACACGGGGGGTCTTGGAAGTGGAGAACATCCTCAGTCTGGAAAGGTTACGGCAG GCTGTGACCGTGAAGGAAGCACTCGCCAACAAGGGGAGACATCTAAGAAGGAGCATCAGCACGCCTAATGTACAGCATGTAATG tcctcGTGCAGTAAAACGGACTTGACTGGCTGTGAGGATGAAGATTATAAA gATCACTGTGATCATGTGGACAACTCCAACTACAATCCCCAGGATGGCTCTCTTTGCAGCACACCCGTCAAAAGCAGGGAGAACCAAG GTTTGCCTCCAGAGAGTCCCACCTTTTTCAATTCCAGCCCCTTTAAAGTTATTTCGCCTCAGCCACCAAAGTTCCTCAAGTGTCTGCTGCCTGTCAAAGAGGAGAACAAGGCAAAGAAAGTACTGGAGGCTCGACCACTGCTGGGACAAGAG CTGCAGAGCATGCGCTCATGTGTGGACagccctgcactgctccccCCTCCCTGCCCTTGGCCCCAACCCAGGGCAGGCAGCGAGGGCCACTGCAAgccttccacctcctcctcctccaccctcacCTCCACTCCCAACAGCAGACAGCTCAGCCACACATTGCCACACACTGCT CAGGACTCGGAGGATGAGGAGACAGATGTAGATGTGAACCTGGATCAGCGCCCTCAGGATCACAGCCGCCTCCAGCCTTACGTCCCCGAGGACTTTGCTAACTTTGAGATCTACAATGCCACGCTGGACAACCAGGAGGGGCTTCTGCCCTCCTGCTCTGACTTAAAGGGAAGCAGGTGTGGAGGTggcagtggagagaaactgGTGTCCCGAAGCCCCACAACCAGCAGTTGCACCAGTGGTTACTTTTCACACAGTGCCTCCAATGCCACGCTATCTGACATGCCTTTCAGTGCCAGTGAGAGCTCTGACCACCTCAGCTGCACCTCCAGAGACCTCCAGGAGCCCCTGGGCTGTCAGGCTGGACGAGGCTGCACCCAAACCAAAAGTGTTTCTGCAGGGactgacacgctgcagtctcgTCTCTCTGCAGACGTGGCCCAGGATCTGCTCACCCAAACTCAGGGCTCCTCACCCGTTAGTATTCCTAATTGCACAGACAAACAGCAAACATTCCCTCTGCCTCACAGCGGTGTTCTCAGCACCAGCCTGGAGTTCTCTGACTTTAAAGGGGCCGATGACAGTATTGCAGAGAGCGATTTAGCACATTTTACAGAGGGATGGGAGCAGGAGCGTTTGAAGCAGAAGAAACCCGATGCTATCGAAGCTTGTGACAATGGCAGTCAACCCTCCTCTGTTGTCTGTGGTATTATCGACACATCTAATGCAATATGCAGTCTTCCTGAAAGTGAAGACGCTGTTAATGTACCAATGTGTTGCTCTGACACAACTTTAGTTTGCACTTCAGTCAGAGCCCCGAATAATGTGCCTGACAAAGTACCAGCACCATCGCAATGCCACACAATTCCATCTGCATCAATCCCACCTCCAGTGTCGCCGTCTCCACTCGCACGCGTGTCTGCAGTCACGTCCTCTGCCCCAGCTttgcgaggaggaggagaacctCCCATCCAGGAGCCAGCACAGGGAGATCTGCCCCACGGGAGTCCCTGTCCCAGCCCCAACCCCAGCAGTGCTGAGCCCTCGGGGGACTCCAGCGGGGATGAGAGCACTCCTGCCGCTCAACTGCCTGACTGGATGGCTCCTGGGGAGCAAGTGTGGGtggggaagaggagaggaacagTCCACTATGTTGGAGGGGTCGAATTTGCGAAGGGTATCTGGATTGGGGTGAAGCTGGACATGGCAGTGG GTAAGCATAACGGGACTGTCCAGGGCAGAGTTTACTTCCGCTGCCCCCCGGGCCATGGCGTGTTTGTCAAACCATCTCGTCTCACCAGAGGACCACTCTCCATGGACACAGAACCCCAGACTCTGATCAGATAA